GCTTGTACAGTGCTCTCATCAATTCATTAAGTTGAACTTCATTACACAGATGCGagtgcatgcacgcacacacacacacagacacacacacacacacgcacattctcCTTTGCTGGCTCATACAAAAACTTCCCATGAGAACGCAGGGGCAGGAAGTCTGGAAGGAATGaaaactttgtgtgtgtgtgtgtgtgtgtttggcctCACACATGCGtgcttttgtctgtgtgtgatTTATGggagtgtgcgtgcatgtgcgtgtgtttgctggCACTGAGCGTAAAAAGAGAATTCTCAGCAACTGAAATGGGGGGAAATTCAGCGTGGCTGCATTTTGAACAAACTAGAAGACTTGctttcctttctttccttccttccttccttccttccttccttccttttttgatGACGGGAACTTTGCGTCCCGGCGGGAGCGGAACCCGAAGAAAAGCCGCCGGCGCCAGCTTGGCCGCCGCGCTCCTGCCTGGCTCCGGCCCGGCCTTTCCATCTTATCTGCTGTCAGCGCCAAAGCGTTGCCACAAGACGTTTTTTCCACCATCTTGTCCAACGTCAGATGCAAAAACTCCACGTGACCCTCTTCTCCTTTCAACACGTTTGCACATTTTTcactggggggggggaacatctgcgccaccgccgccgccgcagcgctTCTGCTCCGTCATCTCAGAACGATATGAAGCAGCTCGAGCGGAACCGGCCCACTGCAAACCGGGCCTCTAACTGGACTGACAAAAcatgacgcacgcacgcactttcAAGCATTCCGGCGAGCTCCTCCCATTTTGGGACGGCCGAGCATTCAACCGCACACAGCGTCAACGTGAGGCCGCTTTGCACCCATGTGGGACCAACTTATGGCTGTCAGTGAGGACCGTTCCtcagcgccggccggccggcttacCTGTTGAACTCGTAGATGTCCTCGATGTTGCAGAACAGAGCGCTGACCTGCTCCGGGTTGACGGGAAGCGCGGCGCAGTCGATGATGCAGCCCAGGTAGTCCTGTGCGCAACAAAACGAGCCCATCAGCAGGAGGCCCAATGCGCTCACTTCAGTAGGTCAATTTGGAGCGAGCCGCAGCCAAGTTGCGGCCCCAAGGCGACAGCGGACGCGTGAGGTCACGTGACCCCGCCTCGCTCGCACGCACACGCTGATGTTTGAATAGCGTGAGCCGTGTTCCACTCTGCGCCTCGTCTTTCCTCCCACCCTCACTCAGACACctgacactcactcactcactcactcactcactcactcactcactcactcactcactcactcactcactcactcacacacacacactcagtggCTTACTATGGCAGTTGGTTCAAATTCCCAGCGAGCGTGACATCATGTAGCTTCAATCAAATCCAGATTTCAAGCAGACCacaaaaatggggggggggctcttgGGCTTTCTCCCAAACGACTCCGAGCACGGAACCCAAATGATCATTTGGTCGGTCGGGCCCTTGTCTCACCTCCACGATGCTCTTGAGGTCCCTGACGTAGGCTTGCTCCGTCTCCACGATCTCCATGACAACCCTCTCCAGCCGGGACAGCGGCCTGGGCACGGCGGCGCCCGCCACCAAGGGGGTGAGGTGCAGGCTGATGTCGGAGCCGTTCCTCTCAGGCGGCGCCGAggcggcggctgcggcggcggcggcggcctcgtAGGCCGGCACGGCGCCGTAAGGGAgcgacgaggaggacgaggaggacgaggacgagGCGTCCTGCAGCGATACGGAGGAGGCGGACGACGACAGCGAGAGCGAGGCCGGCCGCTCGCAGTCGGAGCAGACGCTGTTGACCGAcgtgcaggaggaggaggaggcgcccCGCTCGCCCGACGACATCATCCTGCCCATCATCCCGCTCAGCGACGACGCCGACGACGGCCGCTTGGCACCTGCGTGACATTTGCGTGTGCCCCACCGCAACAATCAACAATTCGTCGGCGTCACGGCCTGAGCAAATTCCTCAGACAAAATGCAAACTAGGTCAAAATACGCTCCCAAGTTCAATCGGGTTCACGCGGACGGACCGATGGACAGACCGACGGAATGACCAAATCAATGCCAGAGAGCGAATAGCAAATGGGCCCgcgatggacggacggacggaccgcTCCGGAGGCCAGGCAAAGCGTCAGACGGCGATCGGGGTGGAAAGGCGCTCGCTCAcctgtgccgccgccgccggatgATCTGGAGCTCCCGCGACGCCAACCCTCAGGCATGATGTGATGAGGAACGGGAAGCAACCTGAAGCAAGACACAGGCGCAAGGTGAGGCTTAGGCCGGCGCCGCTTGCTGCCATCGTGTGCACGTGGACCTCCTGCCAGGCCACTGACGTTGGCACGGCTCCAGCCTATTTGCACTCGTCCGCTCCGGTGACAGCATGGCAAAGCAAAGTCGTCTAGCGAAAGCCAAAGTCGCAGAATTTTCGGCGCTTGTGATTGGCTGAGCCCCCGACAGAACACACGCGCCAAGAGCAGCAAAGTGGcagcaacaataacaacaatctcAGCCCAAAATGGTCTCCCAGAAGTGCGCAGGTACCATCAATAAAACTTTTGGATATCAAAAGAGCGGGggggaaagaaagacaaaatgcCGGCCGGCAGGCGGGCCAGCCAGCAAGCTGCGCAAGAGcagcagcacagcacagcacagcacagcacagcacagcacagcacagcacagcacagcacagcacagcacagcacagcactgcTGTTGGCCTGCCTGCTGCTTCCTTTGTGCCCAAAACAACACCGTGACATACGTACACACAGTCGTAAAGTCGCAAACGCTCACAAATATCGGATACGTTAACTTTCCTCCTCATCATCTGCGGCCCGAAATCGTGCCGAGTGACCTGCTCGCACCCTCGCTGCCGCCCCCTGCAGGCCAACCGCAGCCACGTCTGGTCGCCAACAAACAAAGTTTGCGCCATGCACGAAAGGAGCGCACCGAGGCCGTGACCACAGTGCGGCTTCATgcgcttgctgctgctgcattggGAGCCTCACCTGCCTTCCGGACGACGCTTGCCGGCGGCCTCCGCACACGATTCAATGGCCCTCACAGGCGTCAACGCTCAAAAAGCAACCAAAAGCCTCCACGGCGCGCGACCTCATGTCGCCCCAAGTCGCTGGCTGCCCCGGGAAGTCCGCGCGGGCGCCCTGCACGGCGGCTCAGATCCGCTCTGACTGAGCGAGCCGGGGGCGAggagggacggacggagggacggatggacggagggagggagggagggaggcagggagggagggagggagggagggccgaGTAAGGGAGGAAGAGTCTGAGcggcagagagagcgagagagagagagagagagagagagagaaacgccAGCTGCTTGCAAGCAAAGGAAAAGTCATGAGCAGCTGCGCAAAAAGGCAAGCAGGAATGTTTCTCATCTTTGGAGATTTGCTGACATCTTCGCCGTAAATGGCGCCGTGTCTCGCCTTTGAGCTGACTCACAACAcaaagcagacacacacacacacacacacaaaaccttGCTCCCAAGTGTCTGACTGACAAAACATGCACCAACTTTGGggatgcgtgagtgtgtgtgcactcCAACAGACGACTCCCATTGACAGACAATGGTGCACTTAAGTGTCTGACAAACATTAGttgaagaacccccccccccccccccccccccccccccctactgaCTGTGCGTGGAATCTTGCatgtcattacggccacgatataaCAGGAAGATTAGACATTAGACATTAGACAGAAAGCAACTCTTGAACTCTTTGCCACAACTTGTGGCCCACAAGTCCTTCAGACTTTGGCTGACACACACGTTGGTCATGCTGGTCACTCAAATGGGGTCAGGCAACTTTTTCAACATGCACAAATTCTTTTAAATGCTTTCATTCCCAGCTTGAAAGTGGACAAACACCCACACGCAAAGTATCCAAAGATGTgcagacaaacacaaacacacgcacacacaaagggaAGCTAGGCTAAGCTCAAGTACTGAGCTGgcacttttttgtgtgttattCGCCCGACATTCCTGCTACCATTTCCCCGAACGCAATCGCCCTGCACCTCTTTGCAGGGGTTAAAGGTCAGGGAGCAACAAAGGGACAACGTGACCGGGGAAGTGAAAGCAACTGCGGACGGATGCGGtgctcaacatttcacatttccaCCCAAAGCGTCAACGGCGCCAAGCTTCGTCTCGTTAGCTTGCCTTGAGAATCGAAAAGGAGGCGCAGACGTCAGAGCGGGCCTGTGAAAACGTGAGGCTGGCtcatgtgtgcgtgtttattTTGCGCTCGTTCCCACGACACCAAATGACCCGCCGGCCcatcccggcccggcccggcccggcctggcACAGCCCGATTTCCTCTCTTGCTCGCTGGCCtaaaaaggagaaaatgtgCTCCAACTGTGGGCTGTGTGAATTTCAATTACGATTTCCGACTGAGATttgtcttcccccccccccctccatcaagGCTGCGGATTGAAATCGTACATAAAGTGATGGCACGTCACTGCCTCGTCAAGACATGCAAGTTTTCCTCCACTTACCCATGTAAGTGGCGTCCAGCGTCATCGTGTGACGTCGGCTGAATGTCACCTGCTCGTGGGTGAATGATGCGTTCAGGAACAGCTCGCAAATGTACTGCACGCCATGGAGTGCCAATAAGCAGgcatgcttgcttgcttgcttgcttactCACCCAAAGTGATTGGGGCGTGTTATGATGACTTCATTCCAAAGCTTCTGCTTGCTCGTTAATAAAATAATGCCCCCCCCCACATGTATTGACGCCACAGTAGCTTAATACTCTATTTTCGGTATCAACATAAGGTGACCGCACTGCCCTCTTTTGGTTAGTTTGCGCAACTTCAAGTTGGCGTTGGAGCCAAAGTTGTCCGCTGGAGGGCACACTAAATAAGCGAAGGGATTGGGACGCGGATCTTCAAAGAATCCATCAATCAGAGTCTTTCGTTCAGGACGATTATTGACATTTGGGTGGGATGATCGACAAACGAGCtgagtttttttgtttgaagtatgaaatgcttttatttttgctctTTCTCCGTTGCGCATGTGATCCTTcacctcctctcctctcctctggtTTTCTGTCATACCCCGCCGCCATCTCGTGGCTGGCGCATTTCCTCACAGGCTCTCACGTTCGTCCCATCCATCGTTTTTCCACAGTTCGACCGAGGCCGCTTTGCTTCTTCTCAGCTCAATCTCCTCCGCACCCTCACATCCGCACGCCTGAGATCTTTCCTGACCTCCTCGGGTCCTAAATGTTGCTGAGGCTGGGCGCGGCGGTGAGCGAGACGCTCCCGTCCCCTCTGGAGAGCTTGGCGAGCAAAGACTCTCGAAACCTGTGGCACATGAGGAAGTAGATGACGGGATCCAGGCAGACGTTGACGGCGGAGAGGAAGAGCGTGGCCTCCTTGGCCTGGAAGAGCAGGAGGCGCGAGGCTCGGCTGAACCCGGACGCCGGCATCTGGCTGAGGGTGTAGGGCACGCGGCAGACGTGGTAGGGCACGAAGCAGATGACGAAGACGGCCAGGATGCAGAAGATGCTACGGTTGGACTTGCGCCGCACGTCGTCGCCGTGGCGGcgactgccgccgccgccgccgccttgggGGCGGGATGAGCGGTAGATGCGGCGGGTGATGGAGGAGTAACAGAAGGCCAGAACCAGCAGAGTGAGCCAGAAGAGGCCCACGCTGAAGAAGGTGGACACGCGGTGCCACTGCACCCCCAGCGGGCTCTTCAGCCTCATGCAGTGGCGAGACGTCTcccggtcggccggccggccgccggtCAGCACGGCGTTGGGCAGCACGCACAGGATGAGGAGGCTCCAGGCCAGCAGCGccaggagccgggccgcgcccaCCCTCTGAAGGAAGTGGGCCGAGGCGGAGCCGCCCGGGCGGCGCACCACCTTGACGTAGCGCTCCAGGCTGATGAGGCCCATGAAGAGGATGCCCACGTACATGGACGAGTAGAAGAGCACCGAGGTGTAGCGGCACAGAACCACGTGGAGGCGCCAGCCGCCCAGCCCCAGCTGCGCCGCCACCCGGAAGGGGAAGGTGGCCAGCATCAGGAGGTCGGCCACCGCCATGTTCTTCAGGTACACCACCAGGGCCGAGTCGCTGGGCACCCGGAAGAAGATCCAGGCGGCCGCGCCGTTGAGCGGCACGCCCGCCGCGCAGAGGAGCAGGTAGAGCCAGGGCAGCACCCCGTGCGTCAGCACGCCGCTGGCGTCCGATTGGTTGACGGTCAGCTGCGTGGAGTTGACGGGATCCATCCCTGAGAAGGTCAAAGGCAGCCTTCAGCATTCAAGCATCATCGGCACTGGAAAATGGCCCGCCCGTCTTTTGCAAGGAAACAATTCACTTCTCCCAAGCAACCAAGGCAAACTGGCCTCATCTGATCGAAGCTGCTTGACGTGCTCTACTCACGCGAGTCTTTTCCCAGTCGTCGCTTCGTGCCGCGTCGCGTCTTGGCTGTGTGTCGTCCTCACGAGTGCTCTCCCTCTGCCCGTTGCTTCCCCAGCCTGAACGAGAACTTTGGAACAATGCGGCGCAATGCCTGCACGGGCCTGCTTTGAAGTCCTTCCGTGCGGAGGAGATAAGAGGAAGCGCTCCTTTCAATGGCAGGAAGGGGCGTGAAGCAaagggcgagcgagcgctcgctCGGCCTCTCTCCTGAAACAACAGGCCGAGCGAGGCCGAGCGCCGGGCATGTCTCCTGAAACAACAAGCGAGCGACTCCTCGGCCAACTATTTGTTTGTCCAACTATAAATGTCTTGGAGGCATCCACTAAgctttcttctttctttgtgCGCACGCTGTCCGAGGGAAGAACATCCACTGCAGCTAAGCTTTCTTCTTTCTTCCTTGCTCTTTGACAATCAAATGTCAATTTGCTACAACCCAActcttttggctcacttcagTTGCGCTTTGGAGCCCTTTTCCTTGTTGTTCGTCAAAGAACAAAGGCGGGTTCAACCCTATTGCCAAGACCCGACcgactgaccgaccgaccgaccgacgctGGCTTGAACCCAAAGCTTTCCGCTTGAATTTAGGGCCTTGAAATCAAACCTTAGTTTCCCCACAACAATTCCATTTCTGATTTGTGTCCACTGTTTGCAGAACAAAATCATGTGATTTGGTTTTCAAACCAAATGTTgctttattttggccaataaaaaaaaaaaataataataatgatttgcTTGCCTGAGTTCCGGGATtccttttgtttgatttttttaatgaatgaattcATTTTCTTATTACGAAccacagaaagaaaacaaatgatgCTATGAACAAAATGATAAACGTGACAAATAGAACAGACGTTATTTGGGCACTTGAAGATAGCAAAGCTCAACATTGATTCCCGCCCCTGAACGCCACCCACTTTCTAGCGTCCCAACAAGAAACACTCCACGCTTCTCATTAGCCTTACGCGATGCAAGCAGCCgacccaaaaaaagaaatgaatcggATTTGCGTGACAGGCAGCATTGGCGATAGTTTTCTTTTTGTGCTGGCTCCTTGACAGGGTAACCACGGCAACCTGTGGCTACTTCTGAGaagctggtcaaatattttgggCTAAAGGTTATGTGTGTGGCTgcgggggtgtgtgtgtgtgtgcacctgcACGTCACTGCTCCTGCTAGTCACAGCGGCTGTCAGAAGCTGGTCTCGTTCATGTGCGGTTTGGGGCAGGTTGCCGGGGCGGCCGTGCCGGTTGGGGAGGCCGTGCCGGGCGGACCTTCGGGTGACGCGGCGACATCCGACGAGGGGGAAGCAGCGGGGTTGGTGCCGCGGCGCCCCGAGGAGGGCGTCTGCGAGCGTGTCGGGGAGGTAGCGGGCGGGCCGGTGGGGGACGTGGGTGAGGCCGCCCCGCGTGGCGATGGCGCGGGTGACGGCGTTAGGGATGAAGATGCACCGGCGTGGGGGTGGCGCAGGGCCGGCGTCCTGGGGCAAAAGCGGGATTCCAGCTCACCGCACGCGGCCAGACTCCGCCTCGTGCCTTCGGCCCCCCCCGCTGCCTCGGAGCCCTTGGCCAGCTCTTGGCAGCGCTCCACAAAACTGCCCCTGCGTGACCAGCCGCACTCGCCCTCAAGCGGAGCGCCCCCGGGGGCCCAGCCGCAGTCCGCCGGCCAGCGGGGACGCGGGCTGGAGCCGCGGAGGCGCTGGGGTCCGTAGGGGGGGAAGGCGAAGGCCAGGGAGGGCGGCCCCGAGGATGGGACCGGATCTCGGGAGGACTTGGCCGGGTTGGTGCGGGGCGGACCTTGGTCGGGGAGACTAGTGCAGAGAGAagagctgccgccgccgccgccgcctcttcCTCCAGAAGAACAAGTTCGATCCGCTCGGAGGCCTTCGCATAAACCTGAAGAGAGGCTGAacatgtgcgcacacacacaaagttgcCGCATGGCATGAACGAGACCAGAGAGTGGGTTCAGCTGACACAAGGTGTGTCGTGATCAaaatctgtgtttgtgtgtgcatgtgcacctGCACGTGGAGGTTCTGGGTGTGCTGTCCGGAGTTCTGGTGAGAGCAAGGTCACACTGGTCCAAGAGCTCCAGCAGCTCCTCCTCCGTCGGTCCAGCCAGCGCTGCAAGGCAAGCGATGAGAGCCGAGCCGGAAGCGCTGCGCGGGGCCGCGTCTCACCTCGGATGTCCACCTTGCCGGCGATGTCCATGGCGGTGGTGAGGTCCCACATCTGGATGCTTCCGTTGGCGTGGCCGCTGAACAGGTAGCGGCGGGGACGCGAGCCGATGCGACTGGAACCCTCGCACTCGTGCACCACAAACGCCGTGATGGAGGTGCCGTCCACTGAGCGCACCTCGCACACCCTGGCGCGCACGTGAAGACGGCGCTCACATTTTCTCATCTTGTGCAGGAGAAGCAGCTCACCAAGTATTTGGCAACATGAAACAAATGGCTAAATATTTCATTGAAGTTGCTTAACTTGTAAATCCTCCAACGCTTTGGCATTTCAGGCTAATCTGTCATCTTTGAATCccatttttcggactaaagcACCTCTTCCCGTTGGACGAGAGTCTGACGTAGAGTTTGTCGGTGTCCGGGACCACTCTCTGGATGAAGACCTGCTGGTCGTCTCTCTCGCCGTATGGCCCTGACAACGCAGCACCCCAAATAATATATAAACGTATCCCCGCAGGCTGGCGCTCCTCGAGCTAGCGCCGCCGCCAACCTATTTCCGTGCCGGCGCTGCAGCCTCCCTGCCCGTCCACTTCATCCAGACTGAGGATCTTGAAGGAGGCGAGCGGCGTGGATCCCGGCTGGGTGGAGATCATCCCGCGGAAGCGGGTCACGGTCCAGGTGCGAACGTGGTTGTTGTCGGCGCAAACTGGCGGGAAggcgcgagcgagcgagcgagcgggcgggcgccaCGTCAACACGGAAGGTGGGGCTGATGGGGAGGCGCCTGAGGTTACCTGAGATGAGGTGCTTCTCAGACAGCATGATCTTGGTGACGGGGCTGCGGTGGACCGAGAATGTCTGGAAGAGCTGCGGGCCCGAGCCCACCGTCTCGGGGTGCTGCACGATCACGCGCACCGCTCCGGAGCTGGTCCCGTAGGCGATCTCGATCCAGTTGCCGCTGTCGCCTAACGTGCGGCGCAAATGTCCAGTTAGGGTCCGGCGGAGCATTTTTCTCCCATGACCTGCTCAATGTactcgcagcagcagcagctgcggcggcagcagcagcacactCGCTACGGCGTTATGTGAAAAAGCTCCACAAGCGTCCCGATTATGATTTGAGTGCATACGAGCGAGTGCGCGGACCTCAATCTGGATAtgggggaaagaaagaaagaaaaaaaaaaaaaaaaaaaagaaacgctcAAAAGGCTCTCCA
This genomic window from Syngnathus typhle isolate RoL2023-S1 ecotype Sweden linkage group LG6, RoL_Styp_1.0, whole genome shotgun sequence contains:
- the LOC133155853 gene encoding P2Y purinoceptor 14, translating into MDPVNSTQLTVNQSDASGVLTHGVLPWLYLLLCAAGVPLNGAAAWIFFRVPSDSALVVYLKNMAVADLLMLATFPFRVAAQLGLGGWRLHVVLCRYTSVLFYSSMYVGILFMGLISLERYVKVVRRPGGSASAHFLQRVGAARLLALLAWSLLILCVLPNAVLTGGRPADRETSRHCMRLKSPLGVQWHRVSTFFSVGLFWLTLLVLAFCYSSITRRIYRSSRPQGGGGGGSRRHGDDVRRKSNRSIFCILAVFVICFVPYHVCRVPYTLSQMPASGFSRASRLLLFQAKEATLFLSAVNVCLDPVIYFLMCHRFRESLLAKLSRGDGSVSLTAAPSLSNI
- the shkbp1 gene encoding SH3KBP1-binding protein 1, whose product is MEGVGTMSNTVRSGDLIHLNVGGKRFSTSRQTLTWVPDSFFSSLLSGRISTLKDETGAVFIDRDPSLFAPILNFLRTKELHPRSLGVHMLMREAEFYGITPLVCKLQLCDELDRSSCGNVLFNGYLPPPAHPAKRRNRHSVAGSQLTAGRPVSGQRAPVRRSNTMPPNLGNSGMLTRAEERVSSAGPSSDPSLVRIICGHHNWIAVAYSHFVACHRVKESTGWQQVFTSPRLDWLIDRVALNAKVMGGSLGDNDKMVAVASGTDIILWSICPDGNGNEIGVFSLSVPVEALFFVGNQLTATSHTGKVGVWNAVTKHWQNQDVVPISSYTTAGSFLILGCNNGSIYYIDVQKFPLRMKDNDLLVTELYRDATEDAITAVSVYLTPKTSDSGNWIEIAYGTSSGAVRVIVQHPETVGSGPQLFQTFSVHRSPVTKIMLSEKHLISVCADNNHVRTWTVTRFRGMISTQPGSTPLASFKILSLDEVDGQGGCSAGTEIGPYGERDDQQVFIQRVVPDTDKLYVRLSSNGKRVCEVRSVDGTSITAFVVHECEGSSRIGSRPRRYLFSGHANGSIQMWDLTTAMDIAGKVDIRALAGPTEEELLELLDQCDLALTRTPDSTPRTSTCSLSSGLCEGLRADRTCSSGGRGGGGGGSSSLCTSLPDQGPPRTNPAKSSRDPVPSSGPPSLAFAFPPYGPQRLRGSSPRPRWPADCGWAPGGAPLEGECGWSRRGSFVERCQELAKGSEAAGGAEGTRRSLAACGELESRFCPRTPALRHPHAGASSSLTPSPAPSPRGAASPTSPTGPPATSPTRSQTPSSGRRGTNPAASPSSDVAASPEGPPGTASPTGTAAPATCPKPHMNETSF